In Halomarina salina, one DNA window encodes the following:
- a CDS encoding helix-turn-helix domain-containing protein: MFTATIHINLDEDHVLSEITDITNGGFPIYYFETIDHENIRFVMDAGDHRDAIADVLRESDAVQDVKYVPDSQLVITKRSSGVLPVIRANHGMLQQMNQFDGTHRTFDVIVFSREELKQMIAELRDLGDVHLGRLQPIGDPTLSLSARQSEVITLAKEAGYFDWPRQVDAETLADELGICHSTFLEHLRKAEKKLIDEALSSALPTGEMNTR, encoded by the coding sequence ATGTTCACAGCCACCATCCACATCAACCTCGACGAGGACCACGTCCTCAGCGAGATAACCGACATCACGAACGGGGGGTTCCCGATATACTACTTCGAGACCATCGACCACGAGAACATCCGGTTCGTCATGGACGCCGGTGACCACCGCGACGCCATCGCCGACGTCCTCCGGGAGAGCGACGCCGTGCAGGACGTGAAGTACGTCCCCGACTCACAGCTCGTCATCACCAAGCGTTCGTCGGGGGTGCTCCCGGTCATCCGCGCGAACCACGGCATGCTCCAGCAGATGAACCAGTTCGACGGGACCCACCGCACGTTCGACGTCATCGTCTTCAGCCGCGAGGAGCTCAAGCAGATGATAGCGGAACTGCGGGACCTGGGCGACGTCCACCTCGGGCGACTCCAGCCCATCGGCGACCCGACGCTCTCGCTGTCGGCTCGCCAGTCGGAGGTCATCACCCTGGCGAAGGAGGCGGGCTACTTCGACTGGCCGCGGCAGGTCGACGCCGAGACGCTCGCCGACGAACTCGGCATCTGTCACTCGACGTTCCTCGAACACCTCCGCAAGGCCGAGAAGAAACTCATCGACGAGGCGTTGAGCAGTGCGCTCCCGACCGGCGAGATGAACACCCGGTGA
- a CDS encoding bifunctional 5,10-methylenetetrahydrofolate dehydrogenase/5,10-methenyltetrahydrofolate cyclohydrolase, which translates to MTSPTLLTGDRAAERILSTVRSDVETLRAHGVVPTLGTVLMSDDETQTRFMELKHERCAELGIETRRRDVPADAPASTLYDTVRSLGADDDVTALFVQVPLPDHVDGHRVHSLVPIQKDVDCFAPENLGRLVTGEPRVVPVTVRAVVELLSAYGIETAGRHVVVVGRDPTIARPLANLLLKRGPGGDATVSVCHTATTDLASVTRRADVLVTAAGAPGLVDGSMLGDGVVVVDVSATRVDVTESAASGSESNGPGTRSESGAERRFELVGDVDFDSAATRASAITPVPGGVGPLTQAMLVRNVVDVTARRTGASALLTSP; encoded by the coding sequence GTGACGTCCCCGACTCTGCTGACCGGCGACCGGGCCGCCGAACGGATTCTGTCGACCGTCCGGAGTGACGTGGAGACCCTCCGTGCACACGGCGTCGTCCCGACGCTGGGGACGGTGTTAATGTCGGACGACGAGACGCAGACTCGGTTCATGGAGCTGAAACACGAGCGGTGTGCCGAACTCGGCATCGAGACGAGGCGTCGCGACGTTCCGGCGGACGCGCCCGCGTCGACGCTCTACGACACCGTCCGGTCGCTCGGGGCGGACGACGACGTCACCGCGCTCTTCGTCCAGGTTCCGCTCCCCGACCACGTCGACGGTCACCGGGTCCACTCGCTCGTCCCGATTCAGAAGGACGTGGACTGCTTCGCCCCCGAGAACCTCGGACGACTCGTGACGGGGGAGCCACGCGTCGTCCCCGTCACCGTCCGCGCCGTGGTGGAACTGCTCTCGGCGTACGGCATCGAGACCGCGGGCCGCCACGTCGTCGTCGTGGGCCGGGACCCGACCATCGCTCGGCCGCTCGCGAACCTGCTGCTGAAACGCGGCCCCGGCGGCGACGCGACGGTGTCGGTCTGTCACACCGCGACGACGGACCTCGCCTCGGTGACGCGCCGTGCGGACGTGCTCGTCACCGCAGCGGGCGCACCGGGACTGGTCGACGGGTCGATGCTCGGCGACGGCGTGGTCGTCGTGGACGTCAGTGCCACTCGCGTCGACGTCACGGAGTCAGCGGCGTCCGGTTCCGAATCGAACGGTCCCGGGACGAGGTCCGAGTCCGGTGCAGAGCGGCGGTTCGAACTCGTCGGTGACGTTGACTTCGACAGCGCTGCAACCAGAGCGAGTGCCATTACTCCTGTTCCCGGCGGCGTCGGTCCCCTCACGCAGGCGATGCTCGTCCGGAACGTGGTCGACGTGACGGCGAGGCGAACCGGGGCGTCCGCACTGCTCACGTCGCCCTGA
- a CDS encoding ABC transporter permease — translation MSEVTQQAGVTVGLSRTRKVRLAQAIVVLALVGFVEFAPRFGLVSSTTLIPLSEMVDELVTLLQSGTLTPHIVQTFAAVFGAFALALVVGVSAGVLLWKVAWLKQILDPYLLIYYAIPFFAFYPLLIALIGLGIAPILLIAFGFSVVIIVTNTASGLSQIPEAYVLAGRDMNLSGWQLLRYVYFPASVPYVFTGLKLGFVYALIGTIASEFILADSGLGWLIAYNYNNFDVRGMYAAMLFVVVLALVMNGALSYVENRLYRRVRG, via the coding sequence ATGTCCGAGGTGACCCAGCAGGCCGGCGTGACCGTCGGCCTCTCGCGGACGCGGAAGGTCCGACTCGCACAGGCCATCGTCGTCCTCGCGCTCGTCGGGTTCGTCGAGTTCGCGCCGCGGTTCGGTCTCGTCTCGTCGACGACGCTCATCCCGCTCTCGGAGATGGTCGACGAACTGGTGACGCTGCTCCAGTCCGGGACGCTCACGCCACACATCGTCCAGACGTTCGCGGCGGTGTTCGGCGCGTTCGCGCTGGCGCTGGTCGTCGGCGTCTCGGCTGGCGTCCTGCTCTGGAAGGTGGCGTGGCTGAAGCAGATACTCGACCCGTACCTGCTCATCTACTACGCGATACCGTTCTTCGCGTTCTACCCGCTGCTCATCGCGCTCATCGGCCTGGGCATCGCGCCCATCCTGCTCATCGCGTTCGGGTTCAGCGTCGTCATCATCGTCACGAACACGGCGTCTGGACTGAGCCAGATCCCCGAGGCGTACGTGCTCGCGGGCCGGGACATGAACCTCTCGGGCTGGCAGTTGCTCAGATACGTCTACTTCCCCGCGTCGGTGCCGTACGTGTTCACGGGGCTGAAACTGGGGTTCGTCTACGCGCTCATCGGGACCATCGCCAGCGAGTTCATCCTCGCCGACAGCGGCCTCGGCTGGCTCATCGCGTACAACTACAACAACTTCGACGTCCGCGGGATGTACGCCGCGATGCTGTTCGTCGTCGTCCTCGCGCTCGTGATGAACGGCGCGCTCAGCTACGTCGAGAACCGCCTCTACCGGCGGGTGAGGGGATGA
- a CDS encoding LeuA family protein gives MRLSDVTLREGDQLPGREFTADQKLTCARALDDLGLDYVQAGFPATGETDQRVLSELAGTTDAEVIGLARALDRDVDAVLDTDADVVELFVSVSDRHLDRLLGKTREEMHEMLAGAVEHVHDRGGTAHVTLADAFRTPAEDVLAVEEAIPEVEYLTLADTVGARTPRSVREYLDTLGEAVDLGRVGVHFHDDLDCATANVLAAADAGVGKADVSVAGLGERAGNSPLESVVVAAGVDATVDFGVDESALIPTCRQVLETLGEEWDDRRAVLGETVSEHESAIHTTAMLSDPATMEAYDPERFGGERRLVFGASTGTSGARKLLDRAGVEVTDDAVAAYTEALADHGPLGLDGALDLARATVGRE, from the coding sequence ATGCGCCTCTCGGACGTGACGCTCCGGGAGGGCGACCAGCTACCGGGGCGAGAGTTCACCGCCGACCAGAAACTGACCTGTGCGCGGGCGCTCGACGACCTGGGACTCGACTACGTCCAGGCGGGGTTCCCGGCGACGGGCGAGACGGACCAGCGGGTCCTCTCGGAACTCGCCGGGACGACGGACGCCGAAGTCATCGGTCTCGCACGGGCGCTGGACCGCGACGTCGACGCCGTCCTCGACACGGACGCCGACGTCGTCGAACTGTTCGTCTCGGTGTCCGACCGCCACCTCGACCGGCTACTTGGGAAGACCCGCGAGGAGATGCACGAGATGCTCGCGGGGGCCGTCGAACACGTCCACGACCGCGGCGGGACGGCGCACGTCACGCTGGCCGACGCCTTCCGGACACCTGCCGAGGACGTCCTCGCCGTCGAGGAGGCGATTCCGGAGGTGGAGTATCTCACGCTCGCGGACACCGTCGGGGCGCGGACGCCCCGCAGCGTCCGCGAGTACCTCGACACGCTCGGCGAGGCCGTCGACCTCGGCCGCGTCGGCGTCCACTTCCACGACGACCTCGACTGCGCGACGGCGAACGTCCTCGCGGCGGCCGACGCCGGCGTCGGGAAGGCCGACGTGAGCGTCGCGGGCCTCGGCGAACGGGCGGGCAACAGCCCCCTGGAGTCGGTCGTCGTGGCCGCGGGCGTCGACGCAACCGTCGACTTCGGCGTGGACGAGTCCGCCCTGATACCGACCTGCCGCCAGGTGCTGGAGACGCTCGGGGAGGAGTGGGACGACCGGCGGGCCGTTCTCGGCGAGACCGTCAGCGAGCACGAGTCCGCCATCCACACGACGGCGATGCTCAGCGACCCGGCGACGATGGAGGCGTACGACCCCGAACGGTTCGGCGGCGAACGACGACTCGTGTTCGGCGCGTCGACCGGGACCAGCGGCGCGCGGAAACTGCTCGACCGGGCTGGCGTCGAGGTCACCGACGACGCCGTCGCGGCGTACACCGAGGCCCTCGCCGACCACGGTCCCCTCGGCCTGGACGGAGCGCTGGACCTCGCGCGAGCGACCGTCGGTCGGGAGTGA
- a CDS encoding NAD-binding protein codes for MVVNSSQGEGDERAYEALFYRTDRVALVEWRQFSGAKPTVLLVGVVALLAFVTGLSNMTQQSLVLAGPLAGVVPDAVVFARFAGVLFAFLLAPLTLGLQRRKRLAWQVAVVSLPVLATLPLVTFQTTDVPLLLALVAAYPLLVVNRGEFDRPIELSPLQVASLAAIVGVGLYGTVGAYGLREQFLGLDDWADAVYYVIVTIATVGYGDITPTTPEAQWFSLSVIVLGTGAFTVAIGALVAPAIEARMAAAFGSMTASELTLLEDHVVVLGYGDLTAPLLARLADETSFLVVTPDPDVASSLTFDGMNVLTGDPTDEETLEEARVDVARGVVVCSNDDARDVLAVLAVKSLAPDVRVVAAANEEKHVPKFESVGADDVVNPLTIGGRLLGASVLGASSPIADAMDDDG; via the coding sequence ATGGTAGTGAATAGCTCGCAAGGCGAAGGGGACGAGCGCGCGTACGAGGCCCTGTTCTACCGGACGGACCGGGTCGCGCTCGTCGAGTGGCGACAGTTCTCCGGGGCGAAGCCGACCGTGTTGCTGGTCGGCGTCGTCGCGCTCCTCGCGTTCGTCACCGGGCTCTCGAACATGACCCAGCAGTCGCTCGTACTGGCCGGGCCGCTGGCGGGCGTCGTGCCGGACGCGGTGGTGTTCGCCCGGTTCGCCGGCGTGCTGTTCGCGTTCCTGTTGGCCCCCCTCACGCTCGGTCTCCAGCGGCGCAAACGGCTCGCCTGGCAGGTGGCTGTCGTCTCCCTCCCGGTGCTGGCGACCCTCCCGCTCGTCACCTTCCAGACGACGGACGTACCGCTACTGCTGGCGCTGGTCGCGGCGTATCCGCTCCTCGTCGTGAATCGGGGCGAGTTCGACCGGCCCATCGAACTCTCGCCGCTCCAGGTCGCGTCGCTGGCCGCCATCGTCGGCGTCGGCCTGTACGGGACGGTCGGTGCCTACGGCCTCCGCGAGCAGTTCCTCGGCCTCGACGACTGGGCGGACGCCGTCTACTACGTCATCGTCACCATCGCGACCGTCGGCTACGGCGACATCACGCCGACGACCCCCGAAGCGCAGTGGTTCTCGCTCTCGGTCATCGTCCTCGGGACCGGCGCGTTCACCGTCGCCATCGGGGCGCTGGTCGCCCCGGCAATCGAAGCCAGAATGGCAGCCGCATTCGGAAGCATGACCGCATCAGAACTCACACTCCTGGAGGATCACGTCGTCGTACTCGGGTACGGCGACCTCACCGCACCGTTACTCGCTCGACTCGCCGACGAGACGTCGTTCCTGGTCGTCACGCCCGACCCGGACGTCGCGTCCTCGCTCACGTTCGACGGAATGAACGTCCTCACCGGCGACCCGACCGACGAGGAGACGCTCGAAGAGGCCCGCGTCGACGTCGCCCGCGGCGTCGTCGTCTGTAGCAACGACGACGCGAGGGACGTGCTCGCCGTCCTCGCCGTCAAGAGCCTCGCACCGGACGTCCGGGTCGTGGCGGCCGCGAACGAGGAGAAACACGTCCCCAAGTTCGAGTCGGTCGGTGCCGACGACGTCGTCAACCCGCTCACCATCGGCGGTCGACTCCTCGGCGCGTCCGTCCTCGGCGCATCCTCCCCCATCGCCGACGCGATGGACGACGACGGGTGA
- a CDS encoding BCCT family transporter, with product MSGSEAGETGGVLAGVLLPLCIGSGAVVVAGFFFPEFVGDAVDGHVWLVVALTFFGSGLGYLAVLPHAATAGEEHRPPALLRIRRHSVRVTLGEFLARHDPVVLGVPVAVFALFCASQALFPGATTAVVDGVSNTVLLGGGPLFLGAMFLAVCYCLVLLVGPWGDVRLGAPDAEPTYTYPTYFTLVFTAGIAAGVVVWGPAEALFHYRTPPPTVDAQPQSAAAIDGALTYVLFHWGLSAWSAYAVIGLPIAYFVFRHDAPLRVSTILAPFLGVDGLDSLWGRLVDTLAVFATIGGIATSVALVSEQFLAGITFQWGVTTGRTGSVVFIAGLTLVVLLSCVTGVHRGIRRIAALTVALFALFALVVFVVGPRSFVVSRGLDAVGAYALGFVPLSLTLGDGWVTDWTVWNWSWWFSWAPFAGLFVAALSRGRRIRTVVVTSVVATSAATMVWFLLLGGTSLWLQHRGRTDVLGTLADSGGSEAVVGFLVFDALPLGDLLVFLFLGLVVVFMVTSADVSTLVTALLATRRGLAPTTGSIVFWGTFQGAVAVSVLLLGGIETLQALAVLTGLPFAVLSVVALGGLTLTFVREEGGHTSLVGRLLAKLPSVGLHHDIDPPDEE from the coding sequence ATGAGCGGGAGTGAGGCCGGAGAGACCGGTGGCGTCCTCGCTGGAGTGTTGCTCCCGCTCTGCATCGGGTCGGGGGCGGTCGTCGTCGCGGGGTTCTTCTTCCCGGAGTTCGTCGGCGACGCCGTCGACGGCCACGTCTGGCTGGTCGTCGCGCTGACGTTCTTCGGCTCCGGGCTGGGCTACCTCGCCGTCCTGCCACACGCAGCGACGGCCGGCGAGGAGCACCGGCCACCGGCGCTGCTCCGAATCAGGCGACACTCCGTGCGTGTGACCCTCGGCGAGTTCCTCGCCCGTCACGACCCGGTCGTGCTCGGCGTCCCGGTCGCCGTCTTCGCCCTCTTCTGCGCGTCGCAAGCGCTGTTCCCCGGAGCGACGACGGCCGTCGTGGACGGCGTCTCGAACACCGTCCTCCTCGGTGGCGGTCCGCTGTTCCTCGGCGCGATGTTCCTCGCGGTGTGTTACTGCCTGGTCCTGCTCGTCGGCCCCTGGGGCGACGTGAGACTCGGTGCGCCCGACGCCGAACCGACGTACACCTACCCGACGTACTTCACGCTCGTCTTCACCGCCGGCATCGCCGCCGGGGTGGTCGTCTGGGGGCCGGCGGAGGCGCTGTTCCACTACCGGACGCCCCCGCCGACCGTCGACGCGCAGCCGCAGTCGGCGGCGGCAATCGACGGAGCGCTCACCTACGTCCTGTTCCACTGGGGGCTCTCGGCGTGGAGTGCGTACGCGGTCATCGGCCTCCCCATCGCGTACTTCGTGTTCAGACACGACGCCCCGCTCCGGGTCTCGACGATTCTGGCCCCGTTCCTCGGCGTCGACGGCCTCGACTCGCTGTGGGGTCGCCTCGTGGATACGCTCGCCGTGTTCGCGACCATCGGTGGCATCGCCACGTCCGTCGCGCTCGTGAGCGAGCAGTTCCTCGCCGGCATCACCTTCCAGTGGGGGGTGACGACCGGCCGGACCGGGTCGGTCGTGTTCATCGCTGGGCTGACGCTCGTCGTCCTGCTCTCGTGTGTCACCGGCGTCCACCGGGGCATCCGGCGCATCGCCGCGCTCACCGTCGCCCTGTTCGCCCTGTTCGCTCTCGTCGTGTTCGTCGTCGGGCCGCGGTCGTTCGTCGTCTCGCGGGGCCTCGACGCGGTGGGCGCCTACGCGCTCGGCTTCGTCCCGCTGAGCCTCACCCTGGGAGACGGGTGGGTCACCGACTGGACCGTCTGGAACTGGTCGTGGTGGTTCTCGTGGGCCCCGTTCGCGGGGCTGTTCGTCGCCGCGCTGTCCCGCGGGCGGCGGATTCGGACCGTCGTGGTGACGAGCGTCGTCGCCACGTCGGCGGCGACCATGGTCTGGTTCCTCCTGCTCGGTGGGACGTCGCTCTGGCTGCAACACCGGGGCCGGACGGACGTCCTCGGGACGCTCGCCGACAGCGGTGGCTCCGAGGCGGTGGTGGGGTTCCTGGTGTTCGACGCCCTGCCGCTCGGCGACCTCCTCGTGTTCCTCTTCCTCGGCCTCGTCGTCGTGTTCATGGTGACGTCGGCGGACGTCTCGACGCTCGTCACCGCGTTGCTGGCCACCCGTCGCGGCCTCGCCCCGACGACGGGGAGCATCGTCTTCTGGGGGACGTTCCAGGGTGCGGTCGCCGTCTCGGTGCTCCTCTTGGGGGGCATCGAGACGCTCCAGGCGCTCGCCGTCCTGACCGGTCTCCCGTTCGCCGTCCTCTCGGTGGTCGCGCTCGGCGGGCTCACCCTGACGTTCGTCCGTGAGGAGGGCGGCCACACGTCGCTCGTCGGGCGACTCCTCGCGAAACTCCCATCGGTCGGGTTACACCACGACATCGACCCACCAGACGAGGAGTGA
- a CDS encoding ABC transporter substrate-binding protein produces MSSGDTNGGTTTRRQLLGATGTALTLGVAGCLGGGDGEGNGGGTSNDGGGGGDGGNGSTDGGGGGGGASFSTEATVTHWPILMYSPPYQAALEKGYFEEEGITIEGFVGSSGGGTTVRNVVTGGLAFGEVATPAAVNAYYAGAPLTIIGGATNTPGTINWVAPKGSDVQDITDLKGKTAGFTSAGSVTQNTSALSVKRADGITPDDVSFKAMGGVSEGLTALNKGSIAAAANLDPVFSSQQQDEEQWQVVFWAKDYIEQFQQTCIIAGGNILEENPEAVRGYLRARAKGVKFVRENPEEMAEIFASYNDGYDKATMAAAIENVGPDDYYVENEFSVEGLQTIEEGMKNIDLIDRDVEWSKLIDQSFLPEEKHVDLSQLN; encoded by the coding sequence ATGTCAAGTGGTGACACGAACGGGGGTACCACGACCCGCAGACAGCTACTGGGCGCGACAGGAACGGCACTGACACTCGGTGTCGCTGGCTGTCTCGGCGGGGGAGACGGCGAGGGGAACGGCGGAGGAACCAGTAACGACGGCGGCGGTGGCGGCGACGGCGGCAACGGGAGCACCGACGGCGGTGGTGGCGGGGGCGGCGCGTCCTTCTCGACGGAAGCGACGGTCACTCACTGGCCCATCCTGATGTACTCGCCGCCGTACCAGGCGGCGCTGGAGAAGGGCTACTTCGAGGAGGAGGGCATCACCATCGAGGGCTTCGTCGGTTCGTCGGGCGGCGGGACGACGGTCCGGAACGTCGTGACCGGCGGCCTGGCGTTCGGCGAGGTGGCGACGCCGGCGGCGGTCAACGCCTACTACGCGGGCGCGCCGCTGACCATCATCGGTGGGGCGACGAACACGCCGGGGACCATCAACTGGGTCGCGCCAAAGGGGTCGGACGTCCAGGACATCACCGACCTGAAGGGGAAGACGGCCGGGTTCACCAGCGCCGGGTCGGTCACGCAGAACACCTCGGCGCTCTCGGTGAAACGCGCCGACGGCATCACGCCCGACGACGTGTCGTTCAAGGCGATGGGCGGGGTGAGCGAGGGGTTGACGGCGCTGAACAAGGGCTCCATCGCGGCCGCGGCGAACCTCGACCCCGTGTTCAGCTCCCAGCAGCAGGACGAAGAGCAGTGGCAGGTGGTCTTCTGGGCGAAAGACTACATCGAGCAGTTCCAGCAGACGTGCATCATCGCGGGCGGGAACATCCTGGAGGAGAACCCCGAGGCGGTTCGTGGCTACCTCCGGGCGCGGGCGAAGGGCGTCAAGTTCGTGCGCGAGAACCCCGAGGAGATGGCCGAGATATTCGCGTCGTACAACGACGGGTACGACAAGGCGACGATGGCCGCCGCCATCGAGAACGTCGGTCCCGACGACTACTACGTGGAGAACGAGTTCAGCGTCGAGGGGCTCCAGACCATCGAGGAGGGGATGAAGAACATCGACCTCATCGACCGGGACGTCGAGTGGTCGAAGCTCATCGACCAGTCGTTCCTCCCCGAGGAGAAGCACGTCGACCTGAGCCAACTGAACTGA
- a CDS encoding ABC transporter permease produces MSTSSSRFRFDGDVVLFGRLAVPLVVVALWQVLAMSVSGFALATPTDTFDALLDGIRSGWMVEGFERTMTELLVAYVLAIVVGIWAGVALGLSDFWHDVFEPIVLGTYAIPKVTLFPIFLFVFQFGMDSKIAFGWFHGVFPVAILTMSAMGTIDETHLDVARSLRLSRWQTFRHVIVPSILPGLVIGLRLGFNLTFLGIVLGEMFASRAGLGYTLVEYIAGVQTAPMLAIIVVLVLVATVVNVGFFVLENRLGSRSADTAQMA; encoded by the coding sequence ATGAGCACCAGCAGTTCGCGGTTCCGGTTCGACGGCGACGTCGTCCTGTTCGGGCGACTGGCCGTCCCGCTGGTCGTCGTGGCGCTCTGGCAGGTGCTGGCGATGTCGGTCAGCGGGTTCGCCCTCGCCACGCCGACAGACACGTTCGACGCCCTGCTCGACGGCATCCGTTCGGGGTGGATGGTCGAGGGGTTCGAGCGGACGATGACGGAACTCCTCGTCGCGTACGTCCTCGCCATCGTCGTCGGCATCTGGGCGGGCGTGGCCCTCGGCCTCAGCGACTTCTGGCACGACGTGTTCGAGCCCATCGTCCTCGGAACCTACGCCATCCCGAAGGTGACGCTGTTCCCCATCTTCCTGTTCGTCTTCCAGTTCGGGATGGACTCGAAGATAGCGTTCGGCTGGTTCCACGGCGTGTTCCCCGTCGCCATCCTCACGATGTCCGCGATGGGGACCATCGACGAGACGCACCTCGACGTCGCCCGCTCGCTCAGGCTGTCGCGCTGGCAGACGTTCCGTCACGTCATCGTCCCCTCCATCCTGCCGGGGCTGGTCATCGGCCTCCGACTGGGGTTCAACCTCACCTTCCTCGGCATCGTCCTCGGGGAGATGTTCGCCTCGCGGGCCGGACTCGGCTACACCCTCGTCGAGTACATCGCGGGCGTCCAGACCGCACCGATGCTGGCGATAATCGTCGTGCTCGTGCTCGTCGCCACCGTGGTCAACGTGGGCTTCTTCGTCCTCGAGAACCGCCTCGGCTCCCGGAGTGCCGACACTGCACAGATGGCCTGA
- a CDS encoding ABC transporter ATP-binding protein has translation MLEIADLSKTYGLGDDRVSTIVALDGIDLSIDRGEFVSIIGPTGCGKSTLFEIIGGLVDPTSGEVSIEGTRVEGPDERIGMVFQDHSTFPWLSVVENVEFGLRRNGVGKQEARQRAEEMIDLVGLSGFEQADPTELSGGMNQRVAIARTLVMEPDIVLMDEPFGALDEQTRLILGEELLRIWRETGATILFVTHNINEAVQLSDRIAVMSARPGTFKTIVENDIPRPRDDDTMSTDRFNELVRELWDVLKDESKKGLSQKTQQAEQAEADN, from the coding sequence ATGCTCGAGATAGCCGACCTCTCGAAGACGTACGGCCTCGGCGACGACCGGGTCAGCACCATCGTCGCCCTGGACGGTATCGACCTCTCCATCGACCGCGGCGAGTTCGTCTCCATCATCGGCCCGACCGGCTGTGGGAAGAGCACGCTGTTCGAGATAATCGGCGGCCTGGTCGACCCGACGTCGGGCGAGGTGTCCATCGAGGGCACCCGCGTGGAAGGGCCGGACGAGCGCATCGGGATGGTGTTCCAGGACCACAGCACGTTCCCGTGGCTCTCGGTCGTCGAGAACGTCGAGTTCGGCCTTCGGCGGAACGGCGTCGGCAAGCAGGAGGCCCGCCAGCGCGCCGAGGAGATGATCGACCTCGTCGGCCTCTCGGGGTTCGAACAGGCCGACCCGACCGAGCTGTCGGGAGGGATGAACCAGCGCGTCGCCATCGCCCGGACGCTCGTCATGGAGCCGGACATCGTCCTCATGGACGAACCGTTCGGCGCGCTCGACGAGCAGACCCGCCTCATCCTCGGCGAGGAGCTACTGCGCATCTGGCGGGAGACGGGCGCGACCATCCTGTTCGTCACCCACAACATCAACGAGGCGGTGCAGCTCTCGGACCGCATCGCGGTGATGAGCGCCCGGCCGGGGACGTTCAAGACCATCGTCGAGAACGACATCCCCCGGCCGCGGGACGACGACACGATGTCGACCGACCGGTTCAACGAACTCGTCAGGGAGCTGTGGGACGTACTGAAAGACGAGAGCAAGAAGGGACTGTCCCAGAAGACCCAGCAGGCCGAACAGGCCGAAGCCGACAACTGA